The following coding sequences lie in one Pan paniscus chromosome X, NHGRI_mPanPan1-v2.0_pri, whole genome shotgun sequence genomic window:
- the GPR82 gene encoding probable G-protein coupled receptor 82, with protein sequence MNNNTTCIQPSMISSMALPIIYILLCIVGVFGNTLSQWIFLTKIGKKTSTHIYLSHLVTANLLVCSAMPFMSIYFLKGFQWEYQSAQCRVVNFLGTLSMHVSMFVSLLILSWIAISRYATLMQKDSSQETTSCYEKIFYGHLLKKFRQPNFARKLCIYIWGVVLGIIIPVTVYYSVIEATEGEESLCYNRQMELGAIISQIAGLIGTTFIGFSFLVVLTSYYSFVSHLRKIRTCTSIMEKDLTYSSVKRHLLVIQILLIVCFLPYSIFKPIFYVLHQRDNCQQLNYLIETKNILTCLASARSSTDPIIFLLLDKTFKKTLYNLFTKSNSAHMQSYG encoded by the coding sequence ATGAACAACAACACAACATGTATTCAACCATCTATGATCTCTTCCATGGCTTTACCAATCATTTACATCCTCCTTTGTATTGTTGGTgtttttggaaacactctctctCAATggatatttttaacaaaaataggtAAAAAAACATCAACGCACATCTACCTGTCACACCTTGTGACTGCAAACTTACTTGTGTGCAGTGCCATGCCTTTCATGAGTATCTATTTCCTGAAAGGTTTCCAATGGGAATATCAATCTGCTCAATGCAGAGTGGTCAATTTTCTGGGAACTCTATCCATGCATGTAAGTATGTTTGTCAGTCTCTTAATTTTAAGTTGGATTGCCATAAGCCGCTATGCTACCTTAATGCAAAAGGATTCCTCGCAAGAGACTACTTCAtgctatgagaaaatattttatggccATTTACTGAAAAAATTTCGCCAGCCCAACTTTGCTAGAAAACTATGCATTTACATATGGGGAGTTGTACTGGGCATAATCATTCCAGTTACCGTATACTACTCAGTCATAGAGGctacagaaggagaagagagccTATGCTACAATCGGCAGATGGAACTAGGAGCCATCATCTCTCAGATTGCAGGTCTCATTGGAACCACATTTATTGGATTTTCCTTTTTAGTAGTACTAACATCATACTACTCTTTTGTAAGCCATCTGAGAAAAATAAGAACCTGTACGTCCATTATGGAGAAAgatttgacttacagttctgtgAAAAGACATCTTTTGGTCATCCAGATTCTACTAATAGTTTGCTTCCTTCCTTATAGTATTTTTAAACCCATTTTTTATGTTCTACACCAAAGAGATAACTGTCAGCAATTGAATTatttaatagaaacaaaaaacatcCTCACCTGTCTTGCTTCGGCCAGAAGTAGCACAGACcccattatatttcttttattagatAAAACATTCAAGAAGACACTATATAATCTCTTTACAAAGTCTAATTCAGCACATATGCAATCATATGGTTGA